The proteins below come from a single Pandoraea apista genomic window:
- a CDS encoding DUF4339 domain-containing protein → MTDSWHYEKDGRRIGAISAAEVGELIQNRTIDGNTLVWSQGLADWTPLAETDLAVHLRQASAPPVLPATRIGHTIVWILAFAPIIGVLLEAIFAAAIVPDYMASAAATAALRSNQYWYITLLVNIGLSLLDDRQLKRAGVNTSAFGKFAFIVPVYLWKRAASLRQPKAYFWVWIATFMLVGLI, encoded by the coding sequence ATGACGGATTCATGGCATTACGAAAAGGATGGCCGGCGCATCGGCGCCATCAGCGCCGCCGAGGTCGGGGAGTTGATTCAGAACCGCACTATCGACGGGAATACGCTTGTCTGGTCGCAAGGCCTGGCAGACTGGACACCACTCGCGGAGACTGATCTCGCTGTGCATTTGCGCCAAGCGAGCGCACCACCAGTGCTTCCCGCGACGCGCATTGGCCACACAATTGTGTGGATTCTCGCCTTCGCTCCAATCATCGGGGTACTTCTTGAGGCGATCTTCGCCGCTGCTATTGTCCCCGACTACATGGCCAGTGCAGCGGCTACCGCAGCGTTGCGGTCAAACCAGTACTGGTACATCACGCTGTTGGTCAACATCGGTTTGAGCTTACTGGACGACCGGCAACTCAAGCGGGCAGGCGTCAATACGTCGGCTTTCGGCAAGTTTGCTTTCATCGTGCCCGTGTACTTGTGGAAACGGGCCGCCTCTCTGCGCCAGCCTAAAGCGTACTTCTGGGTTTGGATCGCAACGTTCATGCTCGTTGGACTTATCTAA
- a CDS encoding helix-turn-helix transcriptional regulator: MLPFMTAKRQEATAARQPAPISLALGKRIKQCRHEAEKSQETLAFEAHVDRTYISAIERGVANPSIETIANICHVLGVTLAELFEPLAKVSLAPTGTRRANAATPPEIKRQRLR; the protein is encoded by the coding sequence ATCCTGCCGTTCATGACTGCCAAACGCCAAGAAGCCACTGCCGCTCGCCAACCGGCCCCTATTTCGCTTGCTTTGGGCAAACGGATCAAGCAATGTCGGCACGAAGCGGAGAAATCTCAGGAAACCCTGGCGTTCGAGGCGCACGTAGATCGCACGTATATCTCTGCGATCGAACGTGGCGTGGCAAACCCGTCGATTGAGACGATCGCCAACATTTGCCATGTGTTGGGTGTGACGCTTGCCGAGCTATTCGAGCCGCTTGCCAAGGTGTCTTTGGCACCGACGGGGACACGCCGGGCGAATGCGGCCACCCCGCCAGAAATCAAGCGTCAACGTTTGCGCTGA
- a CDS encoding YqaJ viral recombinase family protein: protein MPHPEPVIRERHHAALRLVDTVSLSREDWLSVRKTGIGGSDAAAAVGLSPYMSPLELWMIKRGRDADLPKPDPDDTTDPVYWGTLLEPVVAASYTKQTGRRVRRINAVLRHPTIPWMLANIDREVIGAPEVSILECKTAGEFGARLWREGVPEYVQIQVQHQLAVTGKPAADVAVLLCGQKLEVHRIVRDDALIARLIELEAAFWRYIQTDTPPPADGSESADRALRCLYPGTGGTVDFTDDRALSSTFADLVSVRAQIESREAVEAQLKQTLTQAMGEADRAQFETGSVSYKRSKDGTGIDLKRLLADQPELAARYAITKPGSRRFLVQV, encoded by the coding sequence ATGCCACACCCCGAACCGGTCATACGTGAACGGCACCATGCCGCCCTGCGGCTGGTCGACACTGTATCCCTGTCCCGTGAGGATTGGCTGTCGGTGAGAAAAACAGGTATCGGCGGATCGGATGCCGCGGCCGCCGTGGGCCTGAGTCCCTACATGAGTCCGCTGGAACTGTGGATGATCAAGAGGGGCCGAGATGCTGATCTGCCCAAGCCTGATCCCGATGACACCACCGATCCGGTGTATTGGGGAACACTGCTCGAGCCGGTTGTCGCGGCGTCCTATACGAAGCAGACCGGGCGGCGCGTGAGGCGGATCAACGCGGTGCTGCGCCATCCCACCATTCCCTGGATGCTCGCCAATATCGACCGTGAGGTCATCGGTGCGCCGGAAGTCTCGATTTTGGAATGCAAAACGGCGGGCGAGTTCGGTGCGCGCCTCTGGCGCGAGGGTGTACCGGAATACGTACAGATCCAGGTCCAGCATCAGCTCGCCGTCACTGGCAAACCGGCAGCCGATGTGGCGGTACTGCTGTGCGGGCAGAAGCTCGAAGTCCACCGAATTGTTCGCGATGACGCGCTGATTGCCCGACTGATCGAACTCGAAGCGGCGTTCTGGCGCTACATCCAGACTGACACGCCCCCGCCAGCCGACGGCTCCGAGTCGGCCGACCGGGCGTTGCGCTGTCTTTATCCGGGCACTGGCGGCACCGTGGACTTCACCGACGACCGCGCATTGTCCTCGACGTTCGCCGATCTCGTTTCGGTACGTGCCCAGATCGAATCCCGCGAGGCGGTCGAAGCGCAGTTGAAACAGACGCTCACTCAGGCCATGGGGGAAGCCGACCGGGCACAGTTCGAGACCGGTTCTGTTTCCTACAAACGCAGCAAAGACGGCACTGGCATCGACCTCAAACGATTGCTAGCCGATCAGCCAGAACTCGCTGCACGGTACGCCATCACGAAACCCGGTTCTCGCCGGTTTCTTGTCCAAGTCTAG
- a CDS encoding caspase family protein: MSMTSLLRRGLTLVLLAASCFAPPLSQAAPAPQPARKVALVVGNSSYDGADRLVAPANDVKLIGDTLRQLGFETRVTIDVSQEEFKTAVAWLAQASKGAQVSLFYFAGHGFESGGDNFLVPVHAGVPIRAMTRPILLERALRLGYVRSKVMPSAPTSFIAVIDACRVPSRGNAGPGLKPEKVGQGELIAFSTADQARAYDSMRNFGSAADNSPFAYYLAMNMKTPGATIKHTLDLVQQQVAELTGGQQRPWISSGLIGDVPLGAQYLVASNVPAGKSADATRGGATRGTAPVAPVAPPGSMGSVAHVPPYLVDQLAKVRENANAQPAAPPQQTQETPQTQRANAWDDAELRITQAAQRADRNDIAALLKRGNDAAALTTLGMIYENGHGIPRDGNSAINFYKRAASTGYPIAQTLLGEIYFEGKLAQRDYAESEKWLARAASQDYTRARLDLAQVRATRGQGGANGMQNWADAASIMIDSLRRQQQQTQRQYGH, from the coding sequence ATGTCCATGACCTCCTTGCTGCGGCGCGGCCTGACCCTTGTCCTGCTGGCCGCGTCTTGCTTCGCGCCGCCCCTGAGCCAGGCCGCCCCGGCACCTCAGCCCGCGCGCAAGGTTGCGCTCGTCGTGGGCAACAGCAGCTACGACGGTGCCGACCGCCTCGTCGCCCCGGCGAACGACGTCAAGCTCATTGGCGATACGCTGCGCCAGCTCGGCTTCGAAACGCGCGTGACGATCGATGTATCGCAGGAAGAATTCAAGACCGCAGTGGCCTGGCTGGCGCAGGCGTCCAAGGGGGCGCAGGTGTCACTCTTCTACTTCGCGGGTCACGGCTTCGAGTCGGGGGGCGACAACTTCCTCGTGCCTGTGCATGCCGGGGTACCCATTCGCGCGATGACTCGCCCCATTCTGCTCGAACGCGCTCTTCGGCTGGGCTATGTGCGCAGCAAGGTCATGCCGTCGGCTCCCACGTCGTTCATCGCGGTGATCGACGCCTGCCGCGTTCCCTCGCGCGGCAATGCCGGTCCGGGACTCAAGCCCGAAAAAGTGGGACAAGGCGAATTGATTGCCTTCTCTACGGCAGATCAGGCACGCGCTTACGATTCCATGCGCAACTTCGGCAGCGCTGCCGACAACAGTCCATTCGCCTACTACCTGGCGATGAACATGAAGACGCCCGGCGCCACGATCAAGCACACGCTTGACCTCGTGCAGCAGCAGGTGGCGGAGCTCACGGGCGGACAGCAGCGCCCGTGGATTTCGAGCGGCCTGATCGGCGACGTGCCGCTTGGCGCACAGTACCTTGTCGCGTCCAACGTGCCTGCGGGCAAGTCCGCCGATGCGACACGCGGCGGTGCAACACGCGGCACCGCCCCCGTCGCTCCCGTCGCCCCGCCGGGCAGCATGGGCTCCGTCGCCCACGTGCCACCGTATCTGGTCGATCAGTTGGCGAAGGTTCGCGAGAACGCGAATGCGCAACCGGCGGCACCACCGCAGCAAACTCAGGAGACACCGCAGACACAGCGCGCCAACGCCTGGGACGACGCCGAATTACGTATCACGCAGGCCGCGCAGCGCGCCGACCGCAACGACATTGCCGCGCTGCTGAAGCGCGGCAATGACGCGGCAGCGCTCACCACGCTCGGCATGATCTACGAGAACGGCCACGGCATACCGCGCGACGGCAACTCCGCCATCAACTTCTACAAGCGCGCGGCGAGCACCGGCTATCCGATTGCGCAGACGCTGCTCGGCGAGATCTACTTCGAAGGCAAGCTCGCACAACGTGACTATGCCGAGAGCGAGAAGTGGCTGGCGCGTGCGGCGTCGCAAGACTACACGCGCGCGCGCCTCGATCTGGCGCAAGTGCGTGCAACACGCGGTCAGGGCGGCGCAAACGGCATGCAAAACTGGGCCGATGCTGCATCGATCATGATCGACTCGCTTCGCCGCCAACAGCAACAGACGCAGCGGCAATACGGCCATTGA
- a CDS encoding DUF932 domain-containing protein has product MHLVQSMAYVGATPWHGLGSRLAPKQPLDVWAKAAGMDWRIEEADVRFVASSNGDLGSIHAFPDQKVLYRSDTKAPLSVVSSRYQVVQPAEILDFYKDLTEVGGFELETAGVLKEGRKLWALARTGQSGMLKGRDEIKGYLLLATACDGTLATTAQFTSVRVVCNNTLAIALDNNVSAVKVPHRSQFDAQAVKRQLGIAVSSWDAFMVRTKALAERKVTETTAEAFFRRVLTYSASTATERDAIAVNERAVKAVEQLYAGRGKGATLASSAGTAWGLVNAITEHVDHHRRARSDDHRRDAAWFGAGAALKQKAWDEAMKLVA; this is encoded by the coding sequence ATGCATCTCGTTCAATCCATGGCCTACGTCGGCGCCACGCCGTGGCACGGTCTGGGCAGTCGCCTCGCCCCGAAACAACCGCTCGACGTTTGGGCCAAAGCCGCCGGTATGGACTGGCGTATCGAAGAAGCCGACGTGCGATTTGTCGCCTCCAGCAACGGCGATCTCGGCTCCATCCACGCATTTCCCGACCAGAAGGTCCTCTACCGCTCCGACACCAAGGCCCCGCTGTCCGTGGTGTCCTCTCGGTACCAAGTCGTTCAACCCGCTGAAATCCTGGACTTTTACAAGGATCTGACCGAAGTCGGCGGCTTCGAGCTCGAAACGGCAGGCGTCCTCAAAGAAGGCCGCAAGCTGTGGGCGCTAGCCCGCACAGGTCAGAGTGGCATGCTCAAGGGCCGAGACGAGATCAAAGGCTATCTACTGCTCGCCACCGCCTGCGACGGCACGCTCGCCACGACGGCGCAATTCACCTCGGTTCGCGTCGTGTGCAACAACACGCTGGCGATCGCGCTGGATAACAACGTCAGTGCCGTCAAGGTCCCACACCGCTCGCAATTCGACGCGCAAGCCGTCAAGCGCCAACTCGGCATTGCCGTCTCCTCGTGGGATGCGTTCATGGTCCGTACCAAGGCATTGGCGGAACGCAAAGTCACCGAGACCACTGCAGAAGCCTTCTTCCGACGTGTGCTGACCTATTCGGCGAGTACTGCAACCGAACGCGATGCCATTGCGGTCAACGAGCGCGCCGTCAAGGCAGTTGAGCAGCTGTATGCCGGTCGCGGCAAGGGGGCGACGCTGGCCTCGTCGGCCGGCACCGCATGGGGCCTGGTCAATGCCATCACGGAACACGTTGACCACCACCGACGTGCGCGCAGCGATGACCACCGACGCGATGCCGCCTGGTTCGGTGCAGGTGCGGCGCTCAAGCAGAAGGCCTGGGACGAAGCCATGAAACTGGTGGCGTGA
- a CDS encoding DUF4942 domain-containing protein, with the protein MDTTDLVKSISIANLTNQRTAIVERIHAALDLLCEAQQLASSAHLRFPRLVLDESYGCRGRPSVTGDYAKRDEAQTAMVRLIDAHGWNYLLSESGMRTFMDAKAREQWSRQIAEGDVPELTAANIEATFTQLYGARGDMFERGVIQCFRRLSWDYRANQPFRFGKRIIVKHLLSQGSLNHRVTDELDDLIRAFCVLDGQPEPDHRHGIYGLVSGAQQKRESETVHAYFHLRWFKNGNGHLTFSRPDLADAMNKILAKHYPNALASEAR; encoded by the coding sequence ATGGACACCACCGACCTCGTCAAAAGCATCAGCATCGCCAACCTCACCAACCAGCGCACCGCCATCGTCGAGCGCATCCACGCCGCACTCGACCTGCTCTGCGAAGCTCAACAGCTAGCCAGCTCAGCGCATCTCCGATTTCCCCGACTTGTCCTCGACGAAAGTTACGGATGCCGAGGTCGGCCCAGCGTGACGGGGGACTATGCCAAGCGCGACGAAGCCCAAACCGCCATGGTTCGTCTCATCGACGCTCACGGCTGGAATTACTTGCTGTCAGAGTCTGGCATGCGCACGTTCATGGACGCAAAAGCGCGCGAGCAGTGGAGCCGGCAGATCGCAGAGGGTGACGTGCCAGAGCTTACCGCCGCCAACATTGAGGCCACATTCACCCAACTCTATGGTGCACGGGGTGACATGTTCGAGCGTGGCGTAATTCAGTGCTTTCGCAGACTATCGTGGGACTACCGCGCTAATCAACCGTTCCGGTTCGGCAAGCGGATCATCGTCAAGCACCTGCTGTCCCAAGGTAGTCTGAATCACCGCGTCACCGACGAACTCGACGACCTGATTCGGGCATTCTGCGTGCTGGACGGCCAGCCCGAACCAGATCATCGACATGGCATATACGGGCTCGTCTCGGGCGCCCAGCAAAAGCGTGAGAGCGAGACCGTGCACGCCTACTTCCACTTACGCTGGTTCAAGAACGGTAACGGGCACCTGACGTTTTCCCGCCCCGACCTAGCCGACGCGATGAACAAGATTCTCGCCAAGCATTACCCCAACGCGCTCGCCTCCGAAGCGCGCTAA